From the genome of Scytonema hofmannii PCC 7110, one region includes:
- a CDS encoding insulinase family protein, with translation MAVVLLWWGLLPGVAVARTQAPKTAQTSIQPYLNRVIKQLTEFRLDNGMKFIVLERHQAPVVSFLTYADVGGIDEPNGKTGVAHFLEHLAFKGTTLIGTKNYNLEKPLLDSLDQIAAQIKTAQAAGKQDEVARLQAEFEKVEAQAVKVVKQNELGRIVEQAGGVGLNANTSTEATRYFYSFPANKLELWMSLESERFLDPVLRREFFKEKDVILEERRMRVENSPIGMMIEKFIDAAFKVHPYRRPVIGYDEDIRNLSTDDVQKFFETYYVPSNLTIAVVGDVNPIEVKRLAQIYFGRFKAKPKFISKIPTEPKQTETREVSLNLPSQPWYLEGYHRPAITHPDQAVYDIINSLLSDGRTSRLYKSLVEKQRLALAAQGFSGFPGDKYPNLMLFYALTAPGHSVDEVAVALRKEIDRLKTELVSATELDRVKTQARAGLLRTLDSNMGMAQQLLEYEVKTGSWRNLFKQLDAIEAVTTADVQRVAKATFSPDNRTIGKLLSKQR, from the coding sequence ATGGCGGTAGTGCTTCTTTGGTGGGGTTTGCTACCTGGAGTTGCTGTCGCAAGAACACAAGCCCCAAAAACTGCTCAAACTTCGATTCAACCATATTTAAATCGTGTTATTAAGCAGTTAACAGAGTTCCGCCTTGACAATGGCATGAAGTTCATTGTTTTAGAACGGCATCAAGCTCCTGTTGTTTCTTTTTTAACTTATGCTGATGTAGGTGGCATAGACGAACCTAACGGAAAAACAGGTGTAGCGCACTTTCTAGAACATTTAGCATTTAAAGGCACAACTCTTATTGGTACTAAAAATTACAATTTAGAAAAACCATTACTAGATAGCCTGGATCAAATAGCAGCACAAATCAAAACAGCACAGGCTGCTGGCAAACAGGATGAAGTTGCTAGATTACAAGCTGAATTTGAGAAGGTAGAGGCACAAGCGGTCAAAGTTGTCAAGCAAAACGAACTGGGGCGAATTGTAGAACAAGCAGGAGGTGTAGGCTTAAACGCCAATACATCTACAGAAGCAACCCGTTATTTTTACAGCTTTCCTGCTAATAAATTAGAACTGTGGATGTCGCTGGAATCAGAAAGATTTCTCGACCCCGTTCTTCGTCGCGAGTTTTTTAAAGAAAAAGATGTGATTTTAGAAGAACGACGGATGCGGGTGGAAAATTCACCCATTGGAATGATGATTGAAAAGTTTATCGATGCTGCTTTCAAAGTTCATCCCTACAGGCGTCCAGTCATTGGTTATGACGAAGATATCCGCAATTTATCAACAGATGACGTGCAGAAGTTTTTTGAGACATATTATGTTCCGAGTAATTTGACAATTGCGGTTGTTGGTGATGTCAATCCGATTGAAGTCAAAAGGCTAGCACAAATTTACTTTGGACGCTTCAAAGCAAAACCAAAATTTATTAGCAAAATCCCAACAGAACCAAAGCAAACAGAAACACGAGAGGTAAGTTTAAACCTACCTTCACAACCTTGGTATTTGGAAGGTTACCACCGTCCGGCAATTACACATCCCGACCAAGCAGTCTATGACATTATCAACAGTTTGCTAAGTGATGGGCGTACCTCACGGCTGTACAAGTCTTTGGTAGAAAAACAACGATTGGCACTAGCAGCACAGGGGTTTAGCGGATTTCCGGGAGATAAATATCCTAATTTGATGTTATTCTATGCTCTCACGGCTCCCGGTCACAGCGTTGATGAAGTGGCTGTGGCTTTGCGAAAGGAAATTGATAGGTTGAAAACTGAACTTGTTTCAGCAACTGAGTTGGATCGCGTGAAAACACAAGCTAGGGCAGGTTTGTTGCGTACATTGGACTCTAATATGGGAATGGCGCAGCAGTTGTTGGAGTATGAAGTGAAAACTGGTTCTTGGCGAAATTTGTTTAAGCAATTAGATGCAATTGAAGCTGTAACAACTGCTGATGTTCAGCGAGTGGCAAAAGCAACATTTTCACCAGACAATCGTACTATCGGCAAGCTGTTGTCGAAACAAAGGTAA
- a CDS encoding TetR/AcrR family transcriptional regulator, producing MRVFNSPPPSEAQTRDRILNAARRLFAAQGFDGTTTRDLAQAASVAEGTLFRHFPNKKAILVEVATQGWVEILTDLLTELSEMGSYKAVAQVMRRRMWNMQKNADLMRVCFMEAQFHPDLRDRIQLEVITKMTDVAEAFFQTAMDKGVYRKMDANLVAKVFLGMFAVAGFSNNTLMEPNASPTEMQAMAEGLAEIFLNGVLVRDQ from the coding sequence ATGCGAGTTTTTAATTCTCCCCCACCCTCAGAAGCACAAACACGCGATCGCATTCTCAATGCGGCTAGGCGTTTGTTTGCCGCTCAAGGATTTGATGGTACGACCACCCGCGACTTAGCACAAGCCGCTAGTGTTGCAGAAGGGACTCTGTTCCGTCATTTTCCCAATAAAAAGGCGATTTTAGTTGAGGTAGCGACTCAAGGATGGGTGGAGATTCTGACAGACTTGCTGACAGAACTGAGTGAAATGGGTAGCTATAAAGCGGTTGCTCAAGTCATGCGCCGGAGGATGTGGAATATGCAGAAGAATGCCGATCTCATGCGCGTTTGTTTCATGGAAGCACAATTTCATCCAGATTTGCGCGATCGCATTCAGTTAGAAGTCATTACAAAGATGACAGACGTTGCAGAGGCATTCTTTCAAACGGCGATGGACAAAGGAGTTTATCGGAAGATGGATGCCAACCTCGTTGCTAAAGTTTTCTTAGGTATGTTTGCCGTTGCGGGCTTTTCCAACAATACCCTTATGGAACCTAACGCTTCTCCAACAGAAATGCAGGCAATGGCAGAAGGGCTAGCAGAGATTTTTCTCAATGGAGTGTTAGTTAGGGATCAGTGA